The following are from one region of the Primulina eburnea isolate SZY01 chromosome 17, ASM2296580v1, whole genome shotgun sequence genome:
- the LOC140817708 gene encoding F-box/LRR-repeat protein 10 isoform X2 codes for MFDVSIFLRYNFARVWILASEKLISLEIGYISSVMVTELLSPTVGLRQSANQIQPSILPNVQKLCLGVDYITDTMINTISRYLTSLTSLDLRDSPIMEPRMAFDLTNSGLQQINERGRLKHLSLVRSQEIAPTYFKRVNDLGILLMADKCSAMESICLGGFCQVTDSGYKTILHSCSKLYNLKVFHGTHLTDLVFHDIRATSLSMKYVSLRWCNLITNLAVACLTTNKDLCVLDMRDCRNLGDESLRAINELPKLKTLLLDGCNISDVGISHLSRGVINSLISLSVRGCKKLTDRCVSYLFDSNSNQELRELDLSNLPNLSDTAVLILAKSRIPISQLRMRQCPLIGDTSVMALASMQVDENVWRGSTLKLLDLYNCGGITQLAFRWFKKPYFPRLRWLGVTGSVNRDLVDALARSRPYLAISCRGEELGADQWDDLDDTFFQDMEEVDELEQWLLGRENMSDDEMEDDELFE; via the coding sequence TGCTTAGCCCTACTGTGGGCCTCCGTCAATCAGCTAATCAGATTCAGCCCTCCATATTGCCAAATGTACAGAAGCTATGTCTTGGTGTGGACTATATAACCGACACCATGATCAACACAATATCTAGATATCTTACTTCATTGACCTCTCTAGACCTTCGAGATTCACCTATAATGGAACCAAGGATGGCATTTGATCTTACAAACTCTGGCCTTCAACAAATTAATGAACGTGGAAGGTTGAAACACCTTTCTTTGGTAAGAAGCCAGGAGATTGCTCCTACATACTTCAAGCGAGTCAATGATCTTGGGATCCTTCTCATGGCTGACAAATGCTCGGCCATGGAAAGTATCTGTCTGGGTGGGTTCTGCCAGGTGACTGATTCAGGATATAAGACAATTTTACACTCGTGCTCTAAGTTATACAACCTCAAGGTTTTTCATGGGACCCATCTGACCGACCTGGTTTTTCATGATATAAGGGCAACTTCCCTTTCAATGAAGTATGTTAGCCTAAGGTGGTGTAATCTCATAACAAATTTGGCTGTTGCATGCTTGACTACTAATAAAGATCTATGTGTGCTTGATATGAGAGATTGTAGAAACCTCGGAGATGAATCCCTTCGAGCTATCAATGAACTTCCTAAGTTGAAAACACTTCTGCTGGATGGCTGTAACATAAGTGACGTGGGAATTTCCCACCTAAGTAGGGGGGTGATTAATAGTCTCATCTCGTTGTCTGTAAGAGGTTGTAAGAAACTTACAGACCGATGTGTTTCGTACTTATTCGACAGTAATTCAAACCAGGAACTAAGAGAATTGGACCTTTCGAATCTTCCCAACCTGTCTGATACTGCTGTACTTATCCTGGCAAAATCTCGAATTCCAATATCCCAACTACGAATGAGACAATGCCCCCTCATTGGAGATACTTCTGTCATGGCATTAGCCTCAATGCAAGTTGATGAAAACGTGTGGCGTGGGAGTACCTTGAAGCTATTGGATCTCTATAACTGTGGGGGGATCACTCAACTCGCATTTCGTTGGTTTAAGAAACCATATTTTCCAAGATTAAGATGGTTGGGTGTGACTGGCTCTGTGAACAGGGATCTGGTGGATGCTCtagcaagaagcagaccatatctGGCCATTTCTTGTCGTGGGGAGGAGCTAGGTGCGGACCAATGGGATGACTTGGACGACACATTTTTTCAAGACATGGAAGAAGTTGATGAACTGGAGCAGTGGCTTCTGGGAAGAGAAAACATGAGCGATGATGAGATGGAAGATGACGAGTTATTCGAGTAA